DNA from Chloroherpetonaceae bacterium:
AGCATAGCGGTGGTGGTGGAACAAGCCCACGCGGTGTTGCTCAAATTTATTATGTGACAACCCCAAGTGATTTAGGTAACAGCCTAAACTATTCAGGTTTACTCTTCTCACCATCAGGTGGAAGAATTCAAACCATTTCAGGTAACTCTGAAGACTTAAATAAAGCATTATCTACACCTGTTACTTCAGGTGTAGTTTATTTAACTGCTCTCGTAAAAGTATTGAATACAACAGGTCTCAGTGCAACCGCGCCGGATTATTTTCTACACTTTGCACAACAATCAGGAGGTACAGGAGTTTCCTCTTTTGGTGGTAGATTGTTTGTACGCTTAGCAAGCGCCGGCTCTTCAAAAATTCAATTTGGAATTCAAAATAATTCCGGAGGCTCACCAACTCAAACTTGGCAAAGTGATTCTTTAGATGTAAATCAAACAGCTGTTGTTGTAGTTAAATATGATTTAACTGCAAGCCCGACTCAAACTGCAACACTTTGGGTTAACCCTACCCTTGGTGGAAGTTCAGAGCCGACTGCAAATGCATCAAATAACTCTGGAACAAATACATTAACTCAAGTCGGTTCTGTTTGCGTTCGCCAAGGAAATGCAGCAACTGGAAATATTGAAATCGATGAAATTCGTGTTTCTCAATCTTGGGGCGATGTTTCTCTCCCGGTAGAACTCTCTTCATTTAATTCAAGACTCACCAACCGTGGTGTTGAGCTCACTTGGTCAACCGCATCCGAAACAAACAACGCAGGTTTTGAAGTTGAACGCTCAAATGGTAGCGGATGGTCAAAACTTTCATTTGTTAAAGGGAACGGTACAACCACCGAAGCAAAGTCATATTCATTCAATGATGCTTCTGCGACAGGAAGAGTTTCCTATCGCTTAAAGCAAGTTGATTTTGACGGCAAATTCGAGTATTCATCCATCATTGAAGTTGATGCTGGTATGCCCCGGGCTTTCGAACTTTCTCAAAACTATCCGAATCCGTTTAACCCTTCAACAACCATTGCAATTCAATTACCGGTTGCTTCAGAAGTCAAATTGGAAGTGTTTGATCTTTTGGGTCGCAAAGTGGCAACTCTCTTAGATGGCAAAATGGAAGCAGGTCGTTATTCTCCTGTGTTTGAAGGTGTGAACCTTTCAAGCGGTGTTTATCTATATCGCTTGCAAGCAGGAGCATTTGTTTCAACCAAAAAAATGATGCTCGTTAAGTAAGATGAGTAATATCTAATTCAAAAAGGGCGATTTAACCAATCGCCCTTTTTATTTCCGGTCAAATTTCATGATAAACAGAATATTAATTTCGTTGCTCCTAATTTGTATAGCGGTGACTTTTGCAAATGCTCAAAACATTATTCAACGCCAAAGTTTTGAAAGCACGCCAAACGCAACACCTTGGAGCTATACGGGAACACCGGCAATTGTAACGGGTAATGGATTACTTCCTGCAACCAATGTCGCCGCAGATGGTTCCGCTGCTTGGGGTGTAACCAATGCCAATACCACCCTTACCTTTTCGAATGTTTCCGTTTCAGGTTACTCATCAGCCTATATTCAGTTTCGGTTGGCTGCGTTTTCGATGAATACCACAGGAAACGGAATGGAAGCCTCAGATAGTGTCATAGTAGAAGTAAGTGGCAATGGGGGGACTTCATTCTCAAGAGAATGTATTGTCATTGGCTCCTCCGCCAATAATGCTGTTTGGGATTATTCAAGTACATCTTCCGCGACTGTTAATTACTCAGGTACCAATTCGCCGCAAGTATTTCAATCAACCGGTTCAGGGGCATCAACAACCGGCGGAGTGAGCACAGTTCGAATCAATTTATCGAGTCTTTCTCAAGTCACTTTAAGAATCACTGCAAGAAATAACAGTGCCAATGAACGATGGTGTATTGACGATGTTCAGTTGGTTGGCTCTGCACCTTCGAAGCCTCCGGTAAAATTGGCTATTACTCAAATCACACCGGCAATCCCATTTGCGGGGCAGTCATTTTCATACACAATTCAAGCCCAAGATTCTGTGGGGGTTCAACAACGAGTTAGCGAATTGACCGAAGTTTCTCTTTCAGTAGCAGAGGGAAGTGGCGTTTTAAGTGGAGCTACAACGGCGATTTTAGAAGAAAATGAATCGTCCACCACAGTGACCGGCTTGGTTTATTCACAAGTTGAAAACAACATCAGGCTTCTTGCAAAAGTAACATCCGGAACATCGCTCGATTCGGCCTTAAGTACGCCGTTTAATGTTCAAGCAGTTGTTGCTCCTGTAAAGTGGAAAATCACATCAATTACGCCTACAACCCTTGTTGCAGGAAGGCCGTTTACGGTAACCGTTCAAAGTCAAGATTCCAATGGGAATTCACAACCCTTGACCGAAAACAAGCAATTACAGATTTCGAAAGTCGGCGGTACAGGTTCACTTACCGGTACGATGAGCATTAATGCGGGTGTGGGGCAATCTGTCTTTAATTTCAGTGGTCTTCAATATTCAGTCGCTGAATCAGGTCTTTCAATTGTTGCTTCAAATAGCTTGGGAAGTGCTCTCACTTCAGATACAGTTTTTTCAATTTCATTTCAACAACCAACAAGTGGCGTAACCCAAACCGTTTTATTTGAAGGGCAAAGTGGAACAGGGTTACTCAGTGCGGTGGTTAGTTCGTACAAGCCGAGTTCAACACCAAGCTACGACGCAGCAAGAAATTATCTTTACACCGATGTTTACAATGTCAATGGGAAACTCTCATGTGTTTACACCGGGTTTACCATCAACTTTACAAGCGGCTCGCCTTCAAATATCAATTGTGAGCACACTTTCCCCCAAAGCAAAGGAGCAGACGGTCAAGCAAAAAGTGATATGCACCATCTTTATCCAACACGGCCTGATGTAAACAGCGATCGCGGGAGCTATCCCTTTGGCGATATCAATGAAAACGCGGTTCAATATTGGTATCGAGATTCGGAGTATCGTAGAACTTCTAAACCAACTTCAAATATTTTAGAATATAGTCGTTACGCTTCTGGAATTTTTGAACCAAGGGCAGACCACAAAGGAAATGTGGCAAGAGCTGTGTTCTACTTTTATACGATGTATAAATCTCAAGCTGATTCTGAAGACCCCAATTTCTTTAATGGCATGCGAAATGTATTGTATAGGTGGCATTATCAAGACCCGGTGGATTCAACTGAATATGCGAGAACGCAAAAAATTGCAGGATATCAGGGCGGGAAAGCTAATCCGTTTGTATTGGATTCAACACTTTTGCGCCGCGCCTATTTCCCAAATATCATTGCCTCAGCAAGTGAAAATAAAAGCATGCCAACCGCGTTTACACTACGTCAAAATTTTCCGAATCCTTTTAATCCCTCCACGATGATTGAATTTCAGTTGGAAAATTCCGAATCGATAACACTTTCCGTGATGGATATTTTAGGCAGAGAAGTTGCTTTATTGGTAAATGGAGAGCGAAGGGCAGCCGGAAGGCATCAATTGCAATTCGATTCAAACCGATACAAACTCAGTTCGGGAATTTACTTTTTGAGATTATCTGCCGGTTCAAATCTCGCTACCGTGAAGATGATGCTGGTGAAGTAGTTGAAGAATGGAAAATTTGGGAGTTTGCTAAAATCAAAAACGGGGCGTTAACCCCGTTTTTGATTTCTACCAATTTTAGTTTAATGGGGCGTTCAGAAAGGATTCGCGTAACTGTTCAAGTTTGCGTTTGATACTACCATCTATTACGGTATCACCGATACGAACGGTAAAACCGCCAATCAAGGAAGAATCTGAACTGACTTTTGGACGAATTTTTTTCATCGTCATTGATTCAAGCTTTGACATAAGCGCGTTAAGCTGCACGTCATTAAGCGAAATTGCGGATTTCACTTCAACTTCAATTAAACCATTTTTTTCGTCGAGCAAATGAAAAAACTCAACTGAAACACTTTCAATGTAGGCGGCACGATCTTTTTCTATAATCAATTTCAACGAATTCAGGGTAGCCGGTGAAATTTTATTTTGAAACAGTTGTGTGAAGATCTGAACCTTATCAAAGTTTTTGATGATTGGGCTTTGAAGTGCTACTGCGAGTTGCCTTGAATTTTTTAGGCTTTCCAGAATAGTTGCAAAATCTTCTGAAAATTGTGATAAAGAATTCGTTTCAATAGCAAATTCGAAAATTGCAGATGCGTAACGCCTTCCAACAAGTGATTTCATAATTACTTTTGCAATGTTTCAGTTTTCATTTCATCAATGATTGAAGCAATCACATTTTTATGCTTTTCGGCATCAAGCGTATTGCGAATAATCATTTCAGCCCCTTTAATGGCAAGGTCGCTGACTTCATTCCGAAGTTGGCTTAAAGCAAGTTGTTTTTCGTTTTCGATTTCAACTTTTGCGTCTGTAACCATTTTTCTTGCCTCAGCACTGGCTTTATCGCGAATGTCTTGAGCAAGTTTTTCGCCGTAGTTTCTTGCGTCTTTTATAATCTTTTCAGCTTCAATCTCAGCTTTTTTTAAGATTTCCCGATTTTCAATCAGAATTTTTTCGGCCTCTTTACGCGCGATTTCTGCTCTTTCAATAGCAGATTGGATATTTTTTTCACGCTCGTCAAGCGCTGCCAGAATTGGTCCCCAAGCAATTTTCCGGAGAACAAACAGCAGAACAAGAAACGTTATTGCAGTCCAGAAAATCAATCCGGGGTTTGGTGAAAGTAAAGAACCTTCGAGAATAACAGGAAAGATCATAATCTTTTCAAATTTGTTGAGTCAGGTCGCTTAAAAAAAGAAAGGGCACTTTAACAAAAGTAAAATGCCCTATA
Protein-coding regions in this window:
- a CDS encoding F0F1 ATP synthase subunit B, with the translated sequence MIFPVILEGSLLSPNPGLIFWTAITFLVLLFVLRKIAWGPILAALDEREKNIQSAIERAEIARKEAEKILIENREILKKAEIEAEKIIKDARNYGEKLAQDIRDKASAEARKMVTDAKVEIENEKQLALSQLRNEVSDLAIKGAEMIIRNTLDAEKHKNVIASIIDEMKTETLQK
- the atpH gene encoding ATP synthase F1 subunit delta; the encoded protein is MKSLVGRRYASAIFEFAIETNSLSQFSEDFATILESLKNSRQLAVALQSPIIKNFDKVQIFTQLFQNKISPATLNSLKLIIEKDRAAYIESVSVEFFHLLDEKNGLIEVEVKSAISLNDVQLNALMSKLESMTMKKIRPKVSSDSSLIGGFTVRIGDTVIDGSIKRKLEQLRESFLNAPLN
- a CDS encoding T9SS type A sorting domain-containing protein, with the protein product MKKFISLLAISLFLSVGSQAQVFLLDESFSSGTSADSLNGTNGWVKHSGGGGTSPRGVAQIYYVTTPSDLGNSLNYSGLLFSPSGGRIQTISGNSEDLNKALSTPVTSGVVYLTALVKVLNTTGLSATAPDYFLHFAQQSGGTGVSSFGGRLFVRLASAGSSKIQFGIQNNSGGSPTQTWQSDSLDVNQTAVVVVKYDLTASPTQTATLWVNPTLGGSSEPTANASNNSGTNTLTQVGSVCVRQGNAATGNIEIDEIRVSQSWGDVSLPVELSSFNSRLTNRGVELTWSTASETNNAGFEVERSNGSGWSKLSFVKGNGTTTEAKSYSFNDASATGRVSYRLKQVDFDGKFEYSSIIEVDAGMPRAFELSQNYPNPFNPSTTIAIQLPVASEVKLEVFDLLGRKVATLLDGKMEAGRYSPVFEGVNLSSGVYLYRLQAGAFVSTKKMMLVK
- a CDS encoding endonuclease, which encodes MTFANAQNIIQRQSFESTPNATPWSYTGTPAIVTGNGLLPATNVAADGSAAWGVTNANTTLTFSNVSVSGYSSAYIQFRLAAFSMNTTGNGMEASDSVIVEVSGNGGTSFSRECIVIGSSANNAVWDYSSTSSATVNYSGTNSPQVFQSTGSGASTTGGVSTVRINLSSLSQVTLRITARNNSANERWCIDDVQLVGSAPSKPPVKLAITQITPAIPFAGQSFSYTIQAQDSVGVQQRVSELTEVSLSVAEGSGVLSGATTAILEENESSTTVTGLVYSQVENNIRLLAKVTSGTSLDSALSTPFNVQAVVAPVKWKITSITPTTLVAGRPFTVTVQSQDSNGNSQPLTENKQLQISKVGGTGSLTGTMSINAGVGQSVFNFSGLQYSVAESGLSIVASNSLGSALTSDTVFSISFQQPTSGVTQTVLFEGQSGTGLLSAVVSSYKPSSTPSYDAARNYLYTDVYNVNGKLSCVYTGFTINFTSGSPSNINCEHTFPQSKGADGQAKSDMHHLYPTRPDVNSDRGSYPFGDINENAVQYWYRDSEYRRTSKPTSNILEYSRYASGIFEPRADHKGNVARAVFYFYTMYKSQADSEDPNFFNGMRNVLYRWHYQDPVDSTEYARTQKIAGYQGGKANPFVLDSTLLRRAYFPNIIASASENKSMPTAFTLRQNFPNPFNPSTMIEFQLENSESITLSVMDILGREVALLVNGERRAAGRHQLQFDSNRYKLSSGIYFLRLSAGSNLATVKMMLVK